The following are from one region of the Juglans regia cultivar Chandler chromosome 10, Walnut 2.0, whole genome shotgun sequence genome:
- the LOC109001869 gene encoding double-stranded RNA-binding protein 3-like isoform X2, with amino-acid sequence MYKNQLQELAQRSCFNLPSYACIREGPDHAPRFKASVNFNGEIFDSPSYCTTLRQAEHAAAEVALNVLSTRGPARSLTARVLDETGIYKNLLQETAHRAGLNLPVYTTVRSGPAHVPIFTSTVELAGMNFTGEPAKTKKQAEKNAAIAAWSALKKMPNLVSFGNKEVDTGEELDQAVVARVLSTFRTKDECKHVRWRDQNQVKRRIVRAHRDTCCGTSSSTSSNNTQQHKPWRLLDLFMDSVPEGFVKKQNCFVSLLPPPPPRTASKILPPNSSTDSPSPYPSNRPIPVRIRCRSQIITPVEEHQRDEEEWLGGKSNIKKPTENEGPCNSNSSVVYGSSSISRQSPLSNTGKMTASMLDRPFGSLDSSQLARAPIKASTGGHMAGTMYTGGFNPHKIAPAVQIRSVIPVCAAPPPNPMIQPSNPPAVKETSASALSPTTTSILPAQTGEEIPSASSKFNKPHLGSTRLSSEFNKLQL; translated from the exons ATGTATAAGAATCAATTGCAGGAACTGGCACAGAGAAGCTGTTTCAACCTGCCTTCCTATGCTTGCATCAGAGAAGGGCCTGATCATGCACCAAGATTCAAAGCTTCTGTGAATTTCAACGGTGAGATCTTTGATAGCCCGAGCTATTGCACCACATTAAGACAGGCAGAGCATGCAGCTGCCGAGGTAGCTCTCAATGTCCTGTCCACGAGAGGTCCTGCAAGGTCTCTAACTGCAAGAGTTCTT GATGAAACTGGGATTTACAAGAACCTACTTCAAGAAACTGCCCATAGAGCTGGACTGAATCTTCCTGTATATACCACTGTAAGATCAGGTCCTGCCCATGTCCCAATCTTCACTTCTACTGTAGAGCTTGCTGGCATGAATTTCACTGGTGAGCCAGCCAAAACAAAGAAGCAAGCCGAGAAGAATGCTGCAATTGCAGCTTGGTCTGCACTGAAAAAAA TGCCAAACTTAGTTTCGTTCGGTAATAAAGAAGTAGACACTGGTGAAGAACTAGATCAGGCAGTTGTGGCAAGGGTTCTTTCAACCTTCAGGACCAAAGACGAATGCAAACATGTGAGGTGGAGGGATCAGAACCAAGTCAAGAGGAGAATTGTGAGGGCTCATAGAGACACTTGTTGTGGTACTTCTTCATCCACATCTAGTAACAATACGCAGCAGCATAAGCCGTGGAGGCTTTTGGATCTGTTTATGGACTCTGTCCCAGAAGGTtttgttaaaaaacaaaactgcTTTGTATCTCTTCTGCCTCCTCCCCCACCCAGAACAGCTTCAAAGATCCTACCACCAAATTCATCCACAGACAGTCCCTCTCCGTATCCATCAAATAGGCCTATTCCAGTAAGAATCAGGTGTAGATCACAAATCATTACTCCAGTTGAAGAGCATCAAAGGGATGAAGAAGAGTGGCTTGGTGGGAAATCAAATATCAAGAAACCTACTGAAAATGAAGGTCCATGCAATTCAAATTCTAGTGTTGTCTACGGGTCAAGTTCAATATCCAGGCAATCTCCTTTGTCCAATACAGGGAAGATGACGGCTTCCATGCTTGATAGGCCTTTTGGTTCGCTAGATTCGTCTCAATTGGCACGGGCTCCAATCAAGGCATCCACAGGTGGGCACATGGCCGGGACCATGTACACTGGAGGGTTCAATCCCCACAAGATTGCCCCAGCAGTTCAAATCAGATCAGTGATCCCAGTCTGTGCAGCACCACCTCCAAATCCAATGATCCAACCCTCAAACCCCCCAGCAGTAAAGGAAACTTCAGCATCGGCTTTAAGTCCTACTACTACTTCAATATTGCCCGCACAAACAGGAGAAGAGATTCCATCGGCTAGCTCCAAGTTCAACAAGCCACATTTGGGGTCAACTCGACTCAGTTCTGAGTTCAACAAGCTACAGTTATGA
- the LOC109001869 gene encoding double-stranded RNA-binding protein 3-like isoform X1 gives MDSRWFDCFVVDWFFMADMYKNQLQELAQRSCFNLPSYACIREGPDHAPRFKASVNFNGEIFDSPSYCTTLRQAEHAAAEVALNVLSTRGPARSLTARVLDETGIYKNLLQETAHRAGLNLPVYTTVRSGPAHVPIFTSTVELAGMNFTGEPAKTKKQAEKNAAIAAWSALKKMPNLVSFGNKEVDTGEELDQAVVARVLSTFRTKDECKHVRWRDQNQVKRRIVRAHRDTCCGTSSSTSSNNTQQHKPWRLLDLFMDSVPEGFVKKQNCFVSLLPPPPPRTASKILPPNSSTDSPSPYPSNRPIPVRIRCRSQIITPVEEHQRDEEEWLGGKSNIKKPTENEGPCNSNSSVVYGSSSISRQSPLSNTGKMTASMLDRPFGSLDSSQLARAPIKASTGGHMAGTMYTGGFNPHKIAPAVQIRSVIPVCAAPPPNPMIQPSNPPAVKETSASALSPTTTSILPAQTGEEIPSASSKFNKPHLGSTRLSSEFNKLQL, from the exons ATGGATTCACGTTGGTTTGATTGTTTTGTTGTGGATTGGTTTTTCATGGCAGATATGTATAAGAATCAATTGCAGGAACTGGCACAGAGAAGCTGTTTCAACCTGCCTTCCTATGCTTGCATCAGAGAAGGGCCTGATCATGCACCAAGATTCAAAGCTTCTGTGAATTTCAACGGTGAGATCTTTGATAGCCCGAGCTATTGCACCACATTAAGACAGGCAGAGCATGCAGCTGCCGAGGTAGCTCTCAATGTCCTGTCCACGAGAGGTCCTGCAAGGTCTCTAACTGCAAGAGTTCTT GATGAAACTGGGATTTACAAGAACCTACTTCAAGAAACTGCCCATAGAGCTGGACTGAATCTTCCTGTATATACCACTGTAAGATCAGGTCCTGCCCATGTCCCAATCTTCACTTCTACTGTAGAGCTTGCTGGCATGAATTTCACTGGTGAGCCAGCCAAAACAAAGAAGCAAGCCGAGAAGAATGCTGCAATTGCAGCTTGGTCTGCACTGAAAAAAA TGCCAAACTTAGTTTCGTTCGGTAATAAAGAAGTAGACACTGGTGAAGAACTAGATCAGGCAGTTGTGGCAAGGGTTCTTTCAACCTTCAGGACCAAAGACGAATGCAAACATGTGAGGTGGAGGGATCAGAACCAAGTCAAGAGGAGAATTGTGAGGGCTCATAGAGACACTTGTTGTGGTACTTCTTCATCCACATCTAGTAACAATACGCAGCAGCATAAGCCGTGGAGGCTTTTGGATCTGTTTATGGACTCTGTCCCAGAAGGTtttgttaaaaaacaaaactgcTTTGTATCTCTTCTGCCTCCTCCCCCACCCAGAACAGCTTCAAAGATCCTACCACCAAATTCATCCACAGACAGTCCCTCTCCGTATCCATCAAATAGGCCTATTCCAGTAAGAATCAGGTGTAGATCACAAATCATTACTCCAGTTGAAGAGCATCAAAGGGATGAAGAAGAGTGGCTTGGTGGGAAATCAAATATCAAGAAACCTACTGAAAATGAAGGTCCATGCAATTCAAATTCTAGTGTTGTCTACGGGTCAAGTTCAATATCCAGGCAATCTCCTTTGTCCAATACAGGGAAGATGACGGCTTCCATGCTTGATAGGCCTTTTGGTTCGCTAGATTCGTCTCAATTGGCACGGGCTCCAATCAAGGCATCCACAGGTGGGCACATGGCCGGGACCATGTACACTGGAGGGTTCAATCCCCACAAGATTGCCCCAGCAGTTCAAATCAGATCAGTGATCCCAGTCTGTGCAGCACCACCTCCAAATCCAATGATCCAACCCTCAAACCCCCCAGCAGTAAAGGAAACTTCAGCATCGGCTTTAAGTCCTACTACTACTTCAATATTGCCCGCACAAACAGGAGAAGAGATTCCATCGGCTAGCTCCAAGTTCAACAAGCCACATTTGGGGTCAACTCGACTCAGTTCTGAGTTCAACAAGCTACAGTTATGA